CGCGGATGCGCACCAAGAGATCGATCCCGCTTTCGCGGCCCAGGCGCAGGTCCAGCAGAATAAGGGCGATGGATTGCTGCTGCAGCACGGCCAGGGCCGCTGCCGAGTCGGGCGCGGTCCAGACCGCATGCCCCTTCTTGATCAGGGCGATCTCCAGGACTTCACGCAGGCTCAGGTCATCGTCGACAATAAGTATGTTGGCCATATTCTTCCCGTGCTTCCCTGCTTGCAAAAATCAATTCGGCCCTCCCCTCATCAAGGGCGCTTCAGCGTGATTGTCTCCAATCTGGTAAAGACAGCCCTGCCGCCCAGAAAATGGGCCATGACCCGGCCCGGCACCTCCTTGTCCAGGCAGGGCGTGTTCTTGCCCTTGGACAAGAGGGCCCCGGCCGTGGCCACCCAGGCCAGATCCGGATCAAAAAGCACAAAGTCCGCCGGATCTCCGGGCCGCATGCGATTGGCGGGCAGACCGAAGATGGCGGCCGTGTTCCAGCACCACAAACGGCTTATGTCGGCAAATTCAAGCTCCCCGCTGCGCACCAGTTCATAGGTCAGGGACAGTGCCGTATCAAGGCCACAGATGCCGTTTGGCGCGTCGGCGAAGGTCACTTCCTTTTCATGGGCGGCGTGAGGCGCATGGTCCGTGACCAGGATGTCGATGACTCCCGTGCGCACGGCCTGGCGCAGGGCCAGCACATCGTCGCGGGTGCGCAGGGGGGGATTTACCCGCACGCTGGTATCGTAGCCCTCGACCCGGGATTCATCCCAGAGCAGGTAGTGCGGGCAGGTTTCCGCCGTGACCTTGACGCCGCGCTCCTTGGCGTCGGCGATGAGCTCCACCGACTGCCGGCAGCTGATGTGGGCCAGATGGATGGGCAGGTCCAGATAGGAAGCCAAGAGAATGTCGCGAGCGACCTGCATGGCCTCGGATGCGGTGGGAATGCCTTTGAGGCCCAGACGGCTCGAAACCTCGCCCTCGTTCATGACTCCGCCCTTGCCCAGCCACGGGTCCTCGCAGTGGTCGATGACCTTCAGGCCGAAATCCGCCGCATATTCCATGGCCCGCCGAAAAAGCTCCGCGTTTTCAACAGGCAGGCCGTCGTTGGACAGGGCCACGCAACCGGCCCGGGCCAGCTCCCCGGCCGCAGCCAGCTCCTTGCCCAGAAGGCCCACGGTCAGCGCCCCCACGGGCCGCACCCAGGGACCATACGGAAAGGCCTCCCCCGCCTTTTGCAACATGAAGCGGGTCACGGAGGCGTTGTCGTTGACGGGGATCGTGTTGGCCATGGCCATGACCTGGCCAAAGCCTCCCCCGGCTGCGGCGGACAGACCGGACCTGATGTCTTCTTTGTATTCCTGACCAGGCTCGCGCAGATGCACGTGCGCATCGATAAGGCTCGGCAGGAGAGTCAGCCCCCCCGCATCGACAATCTCGGTCCCGGACATGCCAACAGGCGCGGCAACGGTTCCGGCCTCGGCCAGTTCCAGCACGCGGCCCTCGCCAATGAAGAGGTCGCAGCTGCGATCCTCCCAGGAAACATTGCGAATCAGACAATCTACATGTGCCATGGTACCACCATCTTAAAATTTATCATGCCGAAATCCGGGTCCGGGTCAAATACAAATGCAGAAGGGTCATGCGCACGGCCACGCCCGAGGCGACCTGATCCAGAATAAGGCTCGCCCCGCAGTCGGCCAGCTCGGAAGCAATCTCAAGGCCCCGGTTCATGGGACCGGGGTGCATGATCTTCACATCCGCATTGGCCTTTTCCAGATGCCTGGGCGCCAGACCGTAGGTACAGGCGTATTCACGCAAATCCGGCAGGAGCCCCGCCTGCTGGCGTTCCAGTTGCAGGCGCAGGCAGATGACCGCGTCCACCCCCTCGCAGGCCTTGGCCACGTCGGAAAAAACCTCTACCGGCCAGGTCCGGACCATGGCCGGAAGCAGGGTGCGGGGCGCGCAGATCCGCACGCGGGCCCCGAGCATGGTCAGAAGCTCCACATCGGAGCGGGCCACCCGGCTGTGCGCGATGTCGCCCAGGATGCACACCGTCTTGCCCGCGAAACGTCCCCAGACCTGATGCAGGGTGAACCCGTCCAGCAGGGCTTGGGTGGGATGGGCATGCCAACCGTCGCCGGCGTTGATGATGGAACAGGACAGCCGTTCGGCCAGAAACCTGGCCGCCCCGCTGTCCCAGTGCCGGATGACGATGGCGTCGGGGTTCATGGCCTGCAGGGTCAGGGCCGTGTCTTTGAGACTCTCGCCCTTTTGCAGCGAACTGCCCGATTTGGCCAGGCTGAAGGTATCGGCTGAAAGGCGCTTGCCAGCCATGTCGAAAGATGTCTTGGTGCGCGTGGACGCCTCGGCGAAAAACAGGACCACGCTCTTGCCCTTCAGAATGGGCACCTTCTTGATGGGCCGCTGATTCACTTCCGCGAACCGAGCCGCCGTCTCGAAAACATGAGCGATCTCGTCCGCGTCGAGCTGGGAAATCTCCAAAAGGTCCTTATGCCGCCAATTCATAGCTCCGCCTTGCCGCCCCTGCGGGGGTTGTGATTGCATCGTGACCAAAAAAAAGGGACCCGGCATTTCGCCCGTCCCTTGTTCCTTACGTACCCCACGGTCTTTCGCACACGTTTCATGCCATGGCCCCTTACACGACCGGGCTCTCGACGTCCAGTGCGACGGCACGCATGGCCGGCGCTCCAAAAAAGGCGCGCCCCAGCGGAGCGCGCCCACATCATTTTTCAAAAACCCACAGGTCTATTCCTGCGACTCATCGGGTTCATCCAGCATCTCGTCATCATCGGGCAGATCCACATCATCCGGGCCGACGAAATCTTCCGGATCCAAATCCGCCGAAGGCACCTCCGCACGCGGAACACCGCTCACTTCCGGAGCATCGGTCGGCACATGGTCGAAACAGACCACGGTCTGTTCATCCTCAAGACGAACCAGCCGCACTCCCTGGGTGGCTCGGCCGACCAGGCTGATGTCGGAGATGCCGATGCGGATGATCTTGCTGCCCGAGGTCAGGAGGATGAGCTCATCCGTGGGATAGACCATCATGGCCCCGACAACCTTGCCGGTCTTGGGGGTGATGCGCATGTTGATGATGCCCTTGCCTCCGCGCGACTGGGCCCGAAAGTGCTCCACCTGGGTGCGCTTGCCGTAGCCGTTCTCCGCGATGGTCAAGAGCTCCTGCTGAGTGTCCTTGTTAACCACCACGCCGGCCACGACCTGATCGCCCTTGCGCAGGGCCAGGCCCTTCACGCCGGTGGCGGTGCGGCCCATGGCGCGCACATCGGAGCAGGCGAAACGGATGGAGTAGCCGTCCACCGTGACCAGCACCATCTCGTCGTTGGTTTCCACCTCGCGCACGCCGATAAGCTCATCGTCGTCACGCATGCCAAGGGCGATGAGACCCACGGCGCGGATGTTGCGATAGAGGTGGACGGAGCTGCGTTTGACCACGCCGAGCTTGGTGTAGAAGAAGTAGAATTTCTCCTGGTCCAGATCGCGGCAGGTCATGGCCGCAGCGATGTATTCGTTGCTGTCCAGCGGCAGCAGATTGGCCACGTGCTTGCCCCGGGCCGTGCGCCCGCCCTCGGGGATCTGGTGCACCTTGACCTGGTACATCTTGCCCTTGTTGCTGAACAGATTCATGTACTGGTGGTTGGAAGTCGTCAGGATGAAGGTGATGAAATCCTCCTCCGCGACCTGCACCCCGGTGATGCCCGTGCCGCCACGGCGCTGCTGACGATAGTTATCAAGGCTGGTGCGCTTCAAATATCCGTTGCGGGACAGGGTGATGACCACGGGCTCGTCCGGGATGATGTCCTCGATGTCGATGGAATCGGGATCGTGGGCCAGCAGCACGGATTTGCGCGGCGTGGCGAACGTGTCGCGCAGCTCTTCAAGCTCCTGACGGATGACGGATTTCAAAACCTCGGTGTTCTCGATGACGCTGGTCAGGTACTCGATCTGCTTCAGCAGCTCCGCGTATTCCTCCAGGAGCTTTTCGCGCTCGAGGTTGGTCAGGCGCTGCAGGCGCATGTCGAGGATGGCCTGGGCCTGGATCTCGGAGAGTTCGAAACGTTCACGCAAGCGCTCCTTGGCCTCCTGACCCGTTTTGGAAGCGCGGATCAACTTGACCACCTCGTCGATGAAGTCGAGCGCAATGCGCAGGCCTTCAAGAATGTGCGCGCGATGCTGGGCTTTTCTGAGGTCGAAGCGGGAACGCCGGATGATCACCTCGCGGCGATAATCCAGGAAATACTCCAGCACCTGCTTCAAGTTCAAAAGCTGGGGCCGGTTGTTGACCACAGCCATCATGTTGATGCCGAAGCTGGTTTCGAGCGACGTGAACTTGAAAAGCTGATTGATGATCACATCGGAGAAGACGCCCTTTTTGAGGTCCATGACGATGCGGATGCCCTTCATGTCCGATTCGTCGCGCAGGTCGGAGATGCCTTCGATCTTGCGCTCGTTGACCAGCATGGCGATCTTCTCGACCAGGGTGGACTTGTTCAAGGCGTAGGGGATCTCTTTGACGACAATGGATTCCAGGTCGCCTTTGCGCTTCTCGATCTCAATGCGCGAACGGATGCGCACCGAGCCGCGGCCCGTGCGATACGCCTCGCGGATGCCTGCCCGGCCATAGATCAGAGCGCCGGTGGGAAAATCCGGGGCCACGATGGAGGTCATGAGCTCGTCGATGGACAGATGCGGGTCGTCCAGCAAGCGCAGAGTGCCTGCGACCACCTCGCCCAGGTTGTGGGGCGGGATGTTGGTGGCCATGCCCACGGCAATGCCCGAGGAGCCGTTAACCAAGAGGTTCGGAACCTTGGTCGGCAGAACCGAGGGCTCCTGCAGGGAGTTGTCGTAGTTGGGCCGAAACTCAACTGTGTCTTTTTCGATGTCCGCCAGAAAGGAACCCGCCAGCCGGGACATGCGCACTTCAGTGTAACGCATGGCCGCCGCGGAGTCGCCGTCGATGGAACCGAAGTTGCCCTGGCCGTCGACCAGAGGATCACGCATGTTGAATTCCTGGGCCATACGGACCAAGGCATCGTACACGGCCGAATCGCCGTGAGGATGAAACTTACCGATGACGTCACCGACCACGCGGGCGGACTTCTTGTAGGCCCGGTTGTAAGAATTGCCGAGCTCGTGCATGGCGAACAGGATGCGCCGGTGCACGGGCTTGAGGCCATCGCGCACGTCCGGGATGGCCCGGCCGATGATGACGCTCAGCGAATATTCAAGATAGGATTTCTGAAGTTCTTTTTCGATACTGATGTTGGACACATCCACCTCAATTCCTTGTAAAAGCTATTGAACTCGAACTAAATGTCGAGGTCCGTGACCAGGAGGGCATTACGTTCGATGAATTCGCGCCGAGGCTCGACCTTGTCGCCCATGAGTTTGGTGAAAAGCTCATCGGCCTCCACCGCGTCGTCAATGGTCACCTGCAGCAGGGTGCGCGCGTCCGGGTTCATGGTCGTTCCCCAGAGCTGTTCCGGGTTCATTTCACCCAAGCCCTTGTAGCGCTGCACGTTGACCCCTTTCTGGGCCAGATCGAGGACCTGCCGCAACAGATCAAAGGGGCTCGTCGCCTCCAGCTCCGCGTCCTTGTGCCGAATGGTCCAGACCGAAGCGGGGCAAATTTCCCGGATGTTGGTCTGCAATTCAACGGCCCTGCGGTAGCGCTTGGAATGGAAAAACTCCACGCCCAGACGGATGACATGGTTGTTGGCATCGGTGAATCGCAAGTAGTAACGGGCCTCGCTGTCCAGGCCATCGCCGTTCTGGGGTTCGTCCTGCTCGCGGATCAGCTCCATGGCGAATCCGCCCTCGGACATATGGGCGGTAAAAATCGCGTCGGGACCGTTTTCGCGCAGCATATCGGGCTCCAGCATGGCCGGGGCGCCCACGATTCGCATGAACAGGGTGTCCGGGATGCCCATGTTGGCCACATCCACGGCCAGATCGCGCAGGGCGAGGATCGTGTTCAAGAGCGCGGTCAACTCTTCGCCCGCCACATCCGGACGGTCGGGCACGGTCAGGGTCACTTCCTCGGCCACGCGCTGCAGCAGGAACTGGCTCATCTCCACTTCGTCCTTAATGTAGCGCTCGAACGAGCCCTTGTGCACCCGGTACAGGGGCGGCTGGGCAATATAGAGATAGCCCTGGCTGATCAGTTCCTCGTAGTGGCGGAAGAAAAAAGTCAGGATCAGGGTGCGGATATGCGCCCCGTCCACGTCGGCGTCGGTCATGATGATGATCTTGTGGTAGCGAAGACGCGCCAGATCCACATCGTCCGAGCCGATCCCCGCGCCCATAGCCGTGATCAGGGCTTTGATTTCCTTGTTTTGCAGCATCTTGTCGAAACGGGTCTTCTCCACGTTCAGAATCTTGCCGCGCAAGGGCAGGATGGCCTGGAACTTGGGATTGCGGCCCTGCTTGGCCGAACCGCCGGCCGAATCACCTTCGACAATGAAGACTTCGCACTCGGCCGGGTCCTTGCTCTGACAATCGGCAAGCTTGCCGGGCAGGGAGTTGTCGGACAGGGCGCCCTTGCGGCGGACCAGATCCTTGGCGCGGCGGGCCGCGTCCCGGGCCCGGGCGGCGTCAATGACCTTCTCGATGATGAGACGCGCCTCTTTGGGATTTTCACCAAAGAACTGGTTCAGGGCCTCATAGACCATGGTCGCCACGTAGCCGGCCACCTCGGAGTTGCCGAGCTTGGTTTTGGTCTGCCCCTCGAACTGCGGGTTGGGGATCTTGACGCTGATGATGGCCGTCAGGCCCTCGCGCACGTCGTCGCCGGACACCTTCTGCTTGAGCTTCTTGGGTACGTCGCTGTTCTGGATGTAGGTGTTGATGGCACGGGTCAGGGCCGTCTTGAAGCCCTGCAGATGGGTGCCGCCTTCCCTGGTGCGAATGTTGTTGGCGAAGGTGAAGACGTTTTCCTTGTACCCGGCCGTGTACTGCAGGGCGAAATCAATGCTCACCCCTTCCATCGCGCCGGTTCCGCCGATGACCTTGTGAATCCCGTTATCTTGGTTCTTGTTCTTGACGAAGAGGACGATGCCTCCTTCAAACTTGAACACATCGCGATTCTGGGTCTTCTCGTCAAAGAACTCGATCTTGATGCCGGGGTTCAAGTAGGCCAGCTCTTCGAAGCGCTTGGCCAGGACATCATAATGAAAATCAAGCTCCTCGAAGATCTCCTCATCGGGTTTGAAGCGGATCAGGGTGCCGGTCTTGTCCGTTTCCCCGACCACGGCCAGAGGCGCCTGGGGCACGCCGCGCTTGTAGCGCTGGTAATAGCGAAAACCCCCGCGGCTGACCGTGACATCCAGATATTCGGACAGGGCGTTGACCACGGACACGCCCACGCCGTGCAAGCCGCCCGAAACCTTGTAGGAATCGTTGTCGAACTTGCCGCCGGCATGCAGGACAGTCATAACCACTTCAAGGGCGGGCTTTTTTTCCTTGGGATGCATGTCCACGGGAATGCCACGACCATTGTCCACGATGCTGACCGAGTTGTCCATGTGCACCACGACTTTGATATGGTCGCAATAGCCGGCCATAGCCTCGTCGATGGAGTTGTCGATGACTTCATAGACGAGGTGATGCAGGCCATTGGTGTTGGTCGAGCCGATATACATGGCCGGACGCATGCGCACTGCGGACAAACCCTCAAGGACGGTGATGTTGTCTGCGGTATATGTTGATTCTTTCTGTGTCATATATCAAATATCTCTATGTAATTTTTCAGCATCACGCTGATCGGAAGAAGATTCTTCAATATTATTTCACCCTTACAATTAGAGCTCTTACAGCTCTTCCTCGCTGTAATAGGTGTCTTCAGTGATCTCCACAGGCATGGTGATGATCATGTAGTTCGGGTCGTCCTTGCCCGTGATGCGGCAGGGTTCGGACGGTCCCACGAAAGAAAAGGTCAGGGAGTCGGACACGAAGTGCCCCAGGATCTCAAGGATGACCTTGGTCGGCAGGGCGATCTTGGACAATTCGCCCTGGTACTGGCAGCTGATCAGCTCCGTGCCTTCGCCGATGTCCTGGCCCTGGCAATAGAGGGACAGCTCCTCGGGGCCGAAGTCGAAAAACGTGGCCTTGTTAGCTTCGGTGTTGAAAACGAAGATGCGGTCCAGGGCGTCGGTCAGCTCGTGCCGGTCCACCACCAGGTTGGAAGCGAAGCGGTCTTTATACTGGTTGATGAAATTGCGGTAATCGGCAAAAACATAGGCTTTAAGAGGAAGACTGAACGACTCCTTGCGATTCTCGGTGCGCAGGAAGAGCCGCTTGTCCGAAAGGCTGATCTCGATCTCGTCGTTGGTCAGCCATTTGCGGATTTCAAGCAGGTACTTCTTGGAGACAAGGAACCCGTCCTGGCCAAGAACCGCGCGGATATCGGGATTGGAGAAACGCAGCAGGCCGAACTGATGGCCGTTCAAACCGCAGATCTCCACGTCGTCGTTCTCAACGGGCGCGAACTTGATGCAGTTCATGCTGGTCAGGTCCTCGTCGTCGGCAATGCAGAAGGCGATGCGGTCGATGATCTCCTTGAAGAGATCGCCGGACCAGAGCACGGCGTTCTGGGCGGGAAACGGGTTGAAATCCTGGAACCAGGAGGACTCGTTGGCCGGGAGCTTGTACTTGCGGCGACCCTGTTCGATGTGCAAATGCTTGGCGGAAGGATCGAGCTTCAAGGTGATTTCGCCGGGGGGAAGACGGCGCATCAGTTCGCAGAACTTCTTGCCCTGCACGCCGACCAGACCGCCATCGCTGATCACGGCCGGATAGACACCCACGAACTCGATGCTCGAATCCGTGGCCAGAATGGAAACGGTGTCTCCTTCGGCCTTGAGCCAGACCGTGCGCAGATAGGCCGCGCCGGTTTTTGACGGAATGATGTTCGAGGCCTTGAGCAGCCCGTCAATGACCTCTTCCTTACGCACTTTCAAAAACATCGCCGACTCCTTCTCCTGACTAGGCAAGGGTTGTTTCGTTCATGGCCAGGCATTTATCGCTCAGCTCATGTAACATGTTTTTTATGCTTTTATCATCTCTCTGTAATTGTTCGACTTTTCTGCAGCTGTACAAAACCGTCGAGTGGTCCCTGCCGCCAAAGGCCCGGCCAAGTTCCGGAAAGGACAGGCCGAGGTGTTTGCGGCACAGGTACATGGCCACCTGCCGGGCAAAAACAAGATCGTGCCTGCGGCCGGAGGACAGGATATCTTCCGGCTTCAGGTTGAATTTGAAGCAAACAGCATCCAGAATCTGTTCGACGCTCAGGCTCGTTACGGCCCGATCGTCCAGATAATTGAGAATATTGTCAAACTCTTCATCGGAAATATGGTCATGGACCAGCTCCCGGTAAGCCCACAGCTTCAACAGACACCCTTCCAGATTGCGCAGATCGGCAAACCGCTGGGCCAGGAGCAGGATTCTGTCCTTGGAGAGATCCAAACGGCGCTCCCGGCAACGGGACTGGGCGTACTGGGTGCGGATATCCAGATCCGGAGCTTTAAGCATGACGCTAAGGCCCCACTCCAAACGCGATTTGAGCTTGGGCGCCAGAAACGTATACCCGCCGACCTTGCCCGTGCAGGCAAAAACCATCTGCTTGCGTTGCAGATGGAAGTGATCGAAGAGCGCCAAAAGCTCGCCCTGCAGGTAGCGATAGCGGGCAATCTCCTGCAGGTCGTCCACAGCCAGAAGCTGCATCGAAGTCAAAAATTTTCGCGCATCGGACCGGGACGAGTACAGCTCGTGCAAATCCTCGATGCCGCCCACATAGGACCCGTCCGCGCCATGTTCGCTGCGGGCATTGGCAATGGCCCGCAGCAAAAAGGATTTGCCCGACCCGCTTTCCCCGCAGAGCACAAACGGGTTGTACGGTGCTTCCCGGCTCTGGGCCACTTCCTGAGCCGAGGCCAAAGGGAAGTAGTTCTTGTTGTTGACCAGGAAGTTGTCGAAAATGAACTCGGATCCAAAAGGCAGGGCCTGACCCGCCGGCCGGGACTCGCGCACGATGCGGGAGCGGCTTCTGTCCCGGCATTCATAGGCGATGCTCAGCCCCGAACCGGCCAGGGCCTGCTCGAAACGGACCCGCGCATGCGTTTCAAACCAGTCGGAAAAATATCTGTGCGGAAAGCGCACCGTGAGCACGGAGCCTTCCACGCTCAAACCCAGGGATGCGCGCCATTTGTCCAGCTCCTCGGCGGAAAATGCCTGCGTGAGCGCCACTTCGACCTGTGCGCCGTTCACTCGCTCCCCTCATGGACCGCAACCCGCGGCTGGTTTACTCCGGCGTACAAATCAGACATAGTCATCCCTTGCGGACCGGCTGCGGCCCGATAACATATTTTGGAGGACATGCATGAGCGCACCATTTGAAGTCCACAGAACCATCGCCGAAATCAATGAAAAAATCCGACAAGGAAAAGCGGTCGTCCTCAACGCCAGCGAAATGACCAGTTTAGTTCGCAAGGAAGGCAAGGTCAAGGCCGCCAGACAAGTCGACGTCGTCACCACCGGCACTTTCTCGCCCATGTGCTCCTCTGGCCTGCTTTTCAATATCGGCCAGCAGCCCCCGACCATCAAGACATCCAAGGCAT
This DNA window, taken from Desulfomicrobium sp. ZS1, encodes the following:
- the gyrB gene encoding DNA topoisomerase (ATP-hydrolyzing) subunit B, with the translated sequence MTQKESTYTADNITVLEGLSAVRMRPAMYIGSTNTNGLHHLVYEVIDNSIDEAMAGYCDHIKVVVHMDNSVSIVDNGRGIPVDMHPKEKKPALEVVMTVLHAGGKFDNDSYKVSGGLHGVGVSVVNALSEYLDVTVSRGGFRYYQRYKRGVPQAPLAVVGETDKTGTLIRFKPDEEIFEELDFHYDVLAKRFEELAYLNPGIKIEFFDEKTQNRDVFKFEGGIVLFVKNKNQDNGIHKVIGGTGAMEGVSIDFALQYTAGYKENVFTFANNIRTREGGTHLQGFKTALTRAINTYIQNSDVPKKLKQKVSGDDVREGLTAIISVKIPNPQFEGQTKTKLGNSEVAGYVATMVYEALNQFFGENPKEARLIIEKVIDAARARDAARRAKDLVRRKGALSDNSLPGKLADCQSKDPAECEVFIVEGDSAGGSAKQGRNPKFQAILPLRGKILNVEKTRFDKMLQNKEIKALITAMGAGIGSDDVDLARLRYHKIIIMTDADVDGAHIRTLILTFFFRHYEELISQGYLYIAQPPLYRVHKGSFERYIKDEVEMSQFLLQRVAEEVTLTVPDRPDVAGEELTALLNTILALRDLAVDVANMGIPDTLFMRIVGAPAMLEPDMLRENGPDAIFTAHMSEGGFAMELIREQDEPQNGDGLDSEARYYLRFTDANNHVIRLGVEFFHSKRYRRAVELQTNIREICPASVWTIRHKDAELEATSPFDLLRQVLDLAQKGVNVQRYKGLGEMNPEQLWGTTMNPDARTLLQVTIDDAVEADELFTKLMGDKVEPRREFIERNALLVTDLDI
- the dnaN gene encoding DNA polymerase III subunit beta codes for the protein MFLKVRKEEVIDGLLKASNIIPSKTGAAYLRTVWLKAEGDTVSILATDSSIEFVGVYPAVISDGGLVGVQGKKFCELMRRLPPGEITLKLDPSAKHLHIEQGRRKYKLPANESSWFQDFNPFPAQNAVLWSGDLFKEIIDRIAFCIADDEDLTSMNCIKFAPVENDDVEICGLNGHQFGLLRFSNPDIRAVLGQDGFLVSKKYLLEIRKWLTNDEIEISLSDKRLFLRTENRKESFSLPLKAYVFADYRNFINQYKDRFASNLVVDRHELTDALDRIFVFNTEANKATFFDFGPEELSLYCQGQDIGEGTELISCQYQGELSKIALPTKVILEILGHFVSDSLTFSFVGPSEPCRITGKDDPNYMIITMPVEITEDTYYSEEEL
- a CDS encoding helix-turn-helix domain-containing protein — its product is MNGAQVEVALTQAFSAEELDKWRASLGLSVEGSVLTVRFPHRYFSDWFETHARVRFEQALAGSGLSIAYECRDRSRSRIVRESRPAGQALPFGSEFIFDNFLVNNKNYFPLASAQEVAQSREAPYNPFVLCGESGSGKSFLLRAIANARSEHGADGSYVGGIEDLHELYSSRSDARKFLTSMQLLAVDDLQEIARYRYLQGELLALFDHFHLQRKQMVFACTGKVGGYTFLAPKLKSRLEWGLSVMLKAPDLDIRTQYAQSRCRERRLDLSKDRILLLAQRFADLRNLEGCLLKLWAYRELVHDHISDEEFDNILNYLDDRAVTSLSVEQILDAVCFKFNLKPEDILSSGRRHDLVFARQVAMYLCRKHLGLSFPELGRAFGGRDHSTVLYSCRKVEQLQRDDKSIKNMLHELSDKCLAMNETTLA
- a CDS encoding dihydroorotase; this encodes MAHVDCLIRNVSWEDRSCDLFIGEGRVLELAEAGTVAAPVGMSGTEIVDAGGLTLLPSLIDAHVHLREPGQEYKEDIRSGLSAAAGGGFGQVMAMANTIPVNDNASVTRFMLQKAGEAFPYGPWVRPVGALTVGLLGKELAAAGELARAGCVALSNDGLPVENAELFRRAMEYAADFGLKVIDHCEDPWLGKGGVMNEGEVSSRLGLKGIPTASEAMQVARDILLASYLDLPIHLAHISCRQSVELIADAKERGVKVTAETCPHYLLWDESRVEGYDTSVRVNPPLRTRDDVLALRQAVRTGVIDILVTDHAPHAAHEKEVTFADAPNGICGLDTALSLTYELVRSGELEFADISRLWCWNTAAIFGLPANRMRPGDPADFVLFDPDLAWVATAGALLSKGKNTPCLDKEVPGRVMAHFLGGRAVFTRLETITLKRP
- a CDS encoding aspartate carbamoyltransferase catalytic subunit, whose product is MNWRHKDLLEISQLDADEIAHVFETAARFAEVNQRPIKKVPILKGKSVVLFFAEASTRTKTSFDMAGKRLSADTFSLAKSGSSLQKGESLKDTALTLQAMNPDAIVIRHWDSGAARFLAERLSCSIINAGDGWHAHPTQALLDGFTLHQVWGRFAGKTVCILGDIAHSRVARSDVELLTMLGARVRICAPRTLLPAMVRTWPVEVFSDVAKACEGVDAVICLRLQLERQQAGLLPDLREYACTYGLAPRHLEKANADVKIMHPGPMNRGLEIASELADCGASLILDQVASGVAVRMTLLHLYLTRTRISA
- the gyrA gene encoding DNA gyrase subunit A, yielding MSNISIEKELQKSYLEYSLSVIIGRAIPDVRDGLKPVHRRILFAMHELGNSYNRAYKKSARVVGDVIGKFHPHGDSAVYDALVRMAQEFNMRDPLVDGQGNFGSIDGDSAAAMRYTEVRMSRLAGSFLADIEKDTVEFRPNYDNSLQEPSVLPTKVPNLLVNGSSGIAVGMATNIPPHNLGEVVAGTLRLLDDPHLSIDELMTSIVAPDFPTGALIYGRAGIREAYRTGRGSVRIRSRIEIEKRKGDLESIVVKEIPYALNKSTLVEKIAMLVNERKIEGISDLRDESDMKGIRIVMDLKKGVFSDVIINQLFKFTSLETSFGINMMAVVNNRPQLLNLKQVLEYFLDYRREVIIRRSRFDLRKAQHRAHILEGLRIALDFIDEVVKLIRASKTGQEAKERLRERFELSEIQAQAILDMRLQRLTNLEREKLLEEYAELLKQIEYLTSVIENTEVLKSVIRQELEELRDTFATPRKSVLLAHDPDSIDIEDIIPDEPVVITLSRNGYLKRTSLDNYRQQRRGGTGITGVQVAEEDFITFILTTSNHQYMNLFSNKGKMYQVKVHQIPEGGRTARGKHVANLLPLDSNEYIAAAMTCRDLDQEKFYFFYTKLGVVKRSSVHLYRNIRAVGLIALGMRDDDELIGVREVETNDEMVLVTVDGYSIRFACSDVRAMGRTATGVKGLALRKGDQVVAGVVVNKDTQQELLTIAENGYGKRTQVEHFRAQSRGGKGIINMRITPKTGKVVGAMMVYPTDELILLTSGSKIIRIGISDISLVGRATQGVRLVRLEDEQTVVCFDHVPTDAPEVSGVPRAEVPSADLDPEDFVGPDDVDLPDDDEMLDEPDESQE